A genomic window from Nitrospira defluvii includes:
- a CDS encoding glutamate-5-semialdehyde dehydrogenase yields MEQDLTETQAPELDAPSDVLSPEDYVAALVKTAKGAAGRLATLSTAVKNQALLAMADGLEAQEAELLAANEKDLEPFDSTPERKAVADRLRLTAERVRDMAAGIRDIARLPDPLGETPKMWTRPNGMQVGRMRVPIGVIGIIYEARPNVTADSAALCLKSGNVCLLRGGSEALHSNTAIAKVLSDSAEKAGVPSGAITFVDRPEREIVQLLLKQDRWIDLIIPRGGESLMKTIAEHATIPVLKHDQGVCHTYVDVDADPLVAEQICLNAKVQRPSTCNAMETLLVHQTIARTWLPHLVGRLTAAKVEVRGCPKTIQLCPEVKPAAEDDFGREFLDLILAVKVVKNMDEALEHIATFGSQHTEAIVTKDYARAMRFLREVDAGAVLVNASTRLNDGYQFGLGAEIGISTSRLHARGPMGLEELTCSKFVVLGSGQIRE; encoded by the coding sequence ATGGAACAAGATCTGACCGAAACCCAGGCTCCGGAACTCGATGCCCCGAGCGACGTGCTCTCTCCCGAAGACTATGTAGCGGCGTTGGTGAAGACGGCCAAGGGAGCAGCCGGCCGACTCGCGACCCTCTCTACCGCGGTTAAGAACCAGGCCTTGCTGGCCATGGCCGACGGCCTTGAGGCGCAGGAAGCCGAACTACTGGCTGCCAATGAAAAAGATCTCGAGCCGTTCGACTCCACCCCCGAAAGAAAGGCGGTCGCCGACCGGCTGCGGCTGACGGCGGAACGTGTTCGCGATATGGCCGCGGGGATCCGCGATATCGCCCGTCTGCCGGACCCCCTCGGCGAAACGCCCAAGATGTGGACGCGTCCGAATGGGATGCAGGTCGGGCGGATGCGGGTGCCCATCGGAGTCATCGGCATCATCTATGAAGCGCGTCCGAACGTAACAGCCGATTCCGCGGCGCTGTGTCTGAAATCCGGTAACGTCTGTCTCTTGCGCGGCGGCTCTGAAGCGCTGCACTCCAACACGGCGATCGCCAAGGTGCTGAGTGACTCTGCCGAGAAGGCCGGCGTGCCGTCCGGCGCGATCACCTTTGTCGACCGTCCGGAACGGGAGATTGTGCAACTGTTGCTGAAGCAAGATCGCTGGATCGACCTCATCATCCCCCGTGGCGGCGAATCACTCATGAAGACCATCGCCGAACACGCCACGATTCCGGTGCTGAAACACGATCAGGGCGTGTGTCACACCTATGTTGACGTTGATGCCGATCCACTCGTCGCGGAGCAGATTTGTCTGAACGCCAAAGTGCAGCGCCCCTCCACCTGCAACGCAATGGAGACATTGCTGGTACACCAAACGATCGCGCGCACCTGGTTGCCCCATCTCGTGGGTCGGCTCACGGCCGCGAAGGTCGAGGTGCGTGGCTGCCCAAAGACCATTCAGCTCTGCCCCGAGGTGAAGCCGGCGGCTGAGGACGACTTCGGCAGGGAATTCCTTGATCTCATCCTCGCCGTAAAGGTGGTCAAGAATATGGACGAAGCCTTGGAGCATATCGCCACATTCGGATCCCAGCATACTGAAGCGATTGTGACCAAGGACTACGCGCGCGCGATGCGGTTTCTACGCGAGGTGGATGCCGGCGCGGTACTGGTGAATGCCTCAACCAGGCTGAACGACGGGTACCAGTTCGGGTTGGGGGCGGAAATCGGCATCAGTACCTCCCGCCTCCATGCGCGAGGCCCGATGGGGCTTGAGGAACTGACCTGTTCGAAGTTTGTTGTGTTGGGGAGCGGCCAAATCCGCGAATAA
- a CDS encoding phosphopantetheine-binding protein, with the protein MTDQMQRIQRLSDSHRRLLRLRLTRQERAGEARLVGYVVVHGSHALTGLDLREFLASRVPDYMVPSRWVFLDAWPTTTRGKVDRKALQALVRSAPDSSRERALPADQRERAVAAIWEEVLGVRDIGVHDNFFDLGGHSLLLPKVLTQLRTIADRDLSMVDLFRYPTIRTLAAAMGGAQDASVENTRTQQLKDTRNAGVRRLRQRRAQRAGSKSE; encoded by the coding sequence ATGACGGATCAGATGCAGCGCATCCAGCGACTCAGTGATTCCCACCGCCGGCTGCTCCGCCTTCGTCTGACCAGGCAGGAGCGGGCGGGCGAGGCGCGCCTGGTTGGGTATGTCGTGGTCCACGGATCCCATGCACTCACCGGGCTCGATCTCCGCGAGTTTCTCGCCTCCCGGGTACCGGACTATATGGTCCCCAGCCGCTGGGTCTTCCTGGATGCCTGGCCGACAACCACCCGCGGCAAGGTCGATCGGAAGGCGTTGCAGGCGCTGGTGCGATCCGCGCCGGACTCCTCTCGGGAACGGGCTCTTCCGGCGGACCAGCGCGAACGGGCGGTGGCCGCAATCTGGGAAGAGGTGTTGGGAGTTCGGGACATCGGCGTTCATGACAACTTTTTCGACCTCGGCGGCCATTCGTTGCTGCTGCCAAAAGTGTTGACGCAGTTGCGGACCATCGCCGATCGGGATCTTTCGATGGTGGATCTGTTCCGCTATCCCACGATTCGTACCTTGGCCGCCGCGATGGGAGGCGCCCAGGATGCCTCTGTCGAAAACACTCGGACTCAACAGCTGAAAGACACGCGCAATGCGGGGGTGCGTCGGCTCAGGCAACGCCGTGCCCAGCGGGCTGGATCGAAAAGCGAATGA
- a CDS encoding response regulator — MRRVIFVDDAPEILQHLRRILGPMQSEWDMQFFPSAAAALPVIREGACDVVVSDMTMPVMDGAQFLSEVRTLSPETIRIVLSGDQSPVNHLRSAAVAHRFLQKPVDLSVLKATIAQAEALRAVLANPALRSLVGEIKVLPSLPSIYQNLMQEMQAPQASLKKASRIVAKDLGMMTKILQLVNSAFFGLRTHVSDPEQAVALLGFDTIKSLALSSQVFAQFDQGRLPSFSLEDLWRHAMLTGTCARRIAKDAGASQQVIDEAFTAALLHDVGVLVLAANKPEDYARVCDLMRTQRMPDWAAERDVFGADHAHVGAYLLGIWGLGDGIIEAVAFHQHPGECQAPGFTAVTAVHVANAIAEQQAQGEADTADLAGVDQEYLAREQCLLRLSGWRELCAAA; from the coding sequence ATGCGTCGAGTGATCTTTGTGGACGATGCACCGGAAATTTTGCAGCATCTTCGACGAATATTAGGTCCCATGCAATCTGAGTGGGACATGCAGTTTTTCCCTTCCGCAGCTGCCGCGTTGCCTGTGATCCGCGAGGGAGCCTGTGACGTCGTGGTGTCCGACATGACGATGCCAGTGATGGACGGTGCCCAATTCCTCAGTGAGGTTCGTACGCTCTCGCCGGAGACGATCCGAATTGTGCTGTCCGGCGACCAAAGCCCTGTGAATCATCTGCGGTCCGCCGCTGTCGCCCACCGGTTTCTGCAGAAGCCGGTTGATCTGAGCGTATTAAAAGCGACCATCGCGCAGGCGGAGGCGTTGCGCGCGGTGTTGGCGAATCCTGCGCTCCGGAGCCTGGTGGGTGAGATCAAGGTGCTCCCCAGCCTGCCGTCGATCTATCAGAACCTCATGCAGGAAATGCAGGCCCCACAGGCGTCGTTAAAGAAGGCCTCCCGCATTGTGGCCAAAGACCTCGGCATGATGACCAAGATCCTTCAGCTCGTGAACTCCGCGTTTTTCGGACTCAGGACCCACGTGTCCGATCCCGAGCAAGCCGTGGCCCTGCTGGGGTTCGACACCATCAAGTCGTTGGCGCTCTCCAGTCAGGTGTTTGCACAATTTGACCAGGGCCGGCTTCCCTCGTTTTCCCTGGAAGACCTGTGGCGTCATGCGATGTTGACCGGCACCTGCGCGCGTCGTATCGCCAAGGACGCCGGCGCCAGCCAACAGGTGATCGATGAGGCGTTTACCGCGGCGCTCCTGCACGACGTCGGGGTCCTGGTCCTCGCCGCCAACAAACCGGAAGACTATGCGCGGGTGTGCGATCTGATGCGTACGCAACGGATGCCGGACTGGGCTGCTGAACGGGACGTGTTCGGTGCGGATCATGCCCATGTGGGTGCCTACCTCCTGGGGATTTGGGGGCTCGGCGACGGAATTATCGAGGCCGTGGCCTTCCACCAGCATCCGGGTGAGTGTCAGGCGCCAGGGTTTACTGCCGTGACGGCAGTGCATGTCGCCAACGCCATCGCCGAGCAACAAGCGCAAGGCGAGGCCGATACCGCCGATTTGGCCGGTGTGGATCAGGAGTATTTGGCACGCGAGCAGTGTCTTCTCCGTCTTTCCGGCTGGCGCGAGCTCTGCGCTGCTGCCTGA
- a CDS encoding type II secretion system GspH family protein: MRHHLENTRGITYLALMFSIVLIGISVSAAARQWTVMVQREKEADLMAKGIEIQNALALYSAYMKIGRIMPAEIYPQSLAELTRTPKPFLRRVYEDPVGGGEWEYMRAPTGGIMGVRSKSKAKPIKERDFPLAVRHFEGRKTYHDWIFQHPNPSSQSMLMPPMMGLAPGNMPQQPAAQGAVPGAPAPQAVPPMPGAPRNP, encoded by the coding sequence TTGCGGCACCACCTCGAGAATACGCGCGGGATTACCTACCTGGCTTTGATGTTTTCCATCGTGCTGATCGGTATCTCCGTCTCCGCCGCCGCTCGTCAATGGACCGTCATGGTTCAACGGGAAAAAGAAGCCGATCTCATGGCGAAGGGGATCGAGATTCAAAATGCCCTGGCGCTCTACTCAGCCTACATGAAGATCGGGCGTATCATGCCCGCTGAAATCTATCCTCAGTCCTTGGCCGAATTGACACGTACGCCGAAACCCTTCCTTCGCCGGGTCTACGAAGATCCGGTCGGCGGTGGAGAGTGGGAGTACATGCGCGCGCCCACCGGAGGCATTATGGGGGTGCGCAGCAAGAGTAAGGCGAAACCCATCAAAGAACGTGACTTTCCCCTCGCGGTCCGCCACTTTGAAGGCCGCAAGACGTATCATGATTGGATCTTCCAGCATCCGAATCCCTCTTCGCAATCCATGTTGATGCCGCCGATGATGGGCCTGGCGCCCGGCAACATGCCGCAGCAACCGGCAGCGCAGGGTGCCGTTCCGGGAGCGCCTGCCCCGCAAGCCGTTCCACCGATGCCCGGCGCTCCCCGGAACCCTTGA
- the pilO gene encoding type 4a pilus biogenesis protein PilO, protein MMFPGLDRLQLTWRQPYAPILPWIAFVAGLFVLSYGIHVLVLGATEEEQVRLESEWVKARQQLNRHKEAKKAKADLQRVWAVLPLFRDFAPLALGVTEEAKRDQVTLPALSYKTEKTSVPDASKAVLQGTVTGRYEDLRRFLYNLESAEELLFIEDLNLVRSGNVQDQQLTFNIRISTYLRGEHLQSPTTP, encoded by the coding sequence ATGATGTTTCCAGGCCTTGATCGTCTTCAACTGACCTGGCGCCAGCCCTACGCGCCCATTCTTCCTTGGATTGCCTTCGTGGCCGGGCTGTTCGTGTTGAGCTATGGTATCCACGTCTTGGTGCTTGGCGCGACGGAAGAGGAGCAGGTACGACTCGAAAGCGAGTGGGTGAAGGCACGGCAGCAGTTAAACCGGCACAAGGAGGCCAAGAAGGCCAAGGCGGATCTCCAGCGGGTGTGGGCCGTGCTGCCCTTGTTCAGGGATTTCGCGCCCCTGGCGCTTGGCGTGACGGAAGAAGCGAAGCGTGATCAAGTCACCTTACCGGCTCTGTCCTATAAAACGGAAAAGACGTCGGTTCCCGATGCCAGTAAAGCCGTGCTGCAGGGGACGGTGACCGGACGTTATGAGGATTTGCGTCGATTTCTGTACAACCTGGAGTCGGCGGAAGAACTGTTGTTCATTGAGGACCTCAACCTGGTTCGCTCGGGCAACGTCCAAGATCAGCAACTGACGTTCAATATTCGAATTTCGACCTATCTGCGCGGGGAACATCTGCAATCCCCGACGACGCCGTAA
- a CDS encoding non-ribosomal peptide synthetase gives MHTTLTDLLHSRGTKTPARHAYSYLLDGEGNEVRWDYGELDRRARAIAAWLQSYGAEGSRALLLFPPGLDYVAAFFGCLYAGVVAVPAYPPQRQRGVPRVRAILADSRAEFALSTTSVCDLLKRVMEKGTACEDLAALQWLNTDQVEPGIESHWTHPRLTPDTLAFLQYTSGSTGTPKGVKVSHGNLLHNQRAIQESFGHTPDDVIVGWLPLYHDMGLIGNILQPLYVGAPCIVMSPVHFLQKPVRWLSAITKYRATTSGGPNFSYELCARQVTDAQRADLDLRSWSVAFNGAEPVRAATIERFSQRFGVCGFRRQAFYPCYGLAEATLLVTGGTKGAPLVVRSNGAGAGADEAWESSTARDTRIVGCGRARAGQSVRIVHPDSGIACPDGQEGEIWVGGPSVAQGYWEDEEASKATFQATLATSGEGPFLRTGDLGFLHGGDLFVTGRLKDLIIVRGRNHYPQDIERTVEECHQSLRPGGCAAFSVTEGEEERLVVVQEVSPRPGTLDMPAITDAVRQAVAQAHEVAISAIVLIKAGSLPRTSSGKVQRSLCRTQFLARSLSAVGESTLEPVQDAPALVQETLASGLAENEDVGMAIAELWSQVLNRPAVGPQDDFFALGGDSLRGLQMVARVQEVRGIEVPLDRLFEHPTLAAFTEFVSSVIPAPAESSGDSIPTTARESTLPLSFSQERFWFFEQLSSGSSNNNIPVALRLQGPLEVEALRSAVNEIVRRHEILRASFTLVDGRPSHVIAPHLSLPLAIEEPITGSKGQRDTDMLSVLQAEACRPFDLAAGPLIRCRLFRLAETDHLLSVTVHHIVADGQSMEIIRRELSSLYTAFRRNRAVSLPVLPLQYVDVAAWQRRQVGSDVERRQLKFWRSRLDGVPPLLTLPWDYSRPAVQGHRGARYSWTISGSTGERLQDLGRRYRVTPFMLLLSAFALLLSRYSGQTDFCIGTPVANRGRRESEQLVGCFVNTVALRMELGCAPSVSDFLRQVRKTVLEAQAHQELPFERLVDELGMARELGHTPLFQVMFVLEETPPDASRLDDLNVSRLPVGTGTSVFDLTLEMVRKPDGSVDAVFEYSTDLFADSTIARMAGHLDELLRQLVTAPDGHLSERPMLSVAEQAAVLALGKGPHKPALQDACLHRLIELQTGLTPDAPALESAQGALTYEDVNRRANQLARYLRLQGIGPDLTVGLCVDRSLELAVGLLGCLKAGAVYVPMDPAYPIERKSAILRDAQPSLILTQAKHVGGLPPHAMATFFLDEQWEIAAALPDHNLMAGPHPDQLAYLLYTSGTTGQPKGIGISHRSLSNHGLATREAYGLSAQDRVLQFSSASFDVVAEECFPTWLAGGTVVLRSDVPVPAYNDFSDDLRKRQVTVVNLPTPYWAGWIEEVERTAVALPPSLRLTIVGSEKVHVDDLRRWRRIAGSCAWCNAYGPTEATVTASIYPLESGAPKPEWRTVPIGRPIANVELYVLDPHCQPVPIGVSGELYIGGAGLARGYHRLPALTAERFIPHPFSIEGGARLYRTGDLARRRADGQLEFLGRRDDQIKIRGFRVELQDIESHIRLHPQVKDVRVWLESDQGADWSTLLAGVREVECEQMVRSIETLSVAEAQWLYDLESDSEQRRKTVIQRKPEFEVFLKINKDEFLTPPRANQRNWLLRRALDEFSDDLLALDDVSKRFVSGSDRADIARSWTDSHAEYRPSELIIEGQQVMQDWEAPLMKAMADIVTDQRGDVLEIGFGMGISASYIQAGQPRSHTIIECNREVMQAFGEWTERYRDRDIRLVQGRWQDVVDDLGMFDGVFFDTYPASEAEFEESVINSINFAEGFIPVAAKLLRPGGVFTYYTNEIDSFSRRHQRFLLSHFSSFTLSVVRSLLPPDDCHYWWADSMVLVKVVK, from the coding sequence ATGCACACGACACTCACAGATCTCCTTCATTCTCGGGGCACAAAAACTCCCGCTCGGCATGCGTATAGCTACCTGCTTGACGGAGAAGGGAATGAGGTTCGGTGGGACTACGGTGAATTGGACCGGCGCGCAAGGGCCATTGCCGCGTGGCTGCAATCGTACGGGGCAGAAGGGTCTCGCGCACTGTTGCTCTTTCCTCCGGGGCTAGACTATGTCGCCGCATTTTTCGGTTGTCTCTATGCCGGCGTCGTTGCCGTGCCGGCCTATCCGCCGCAACGCCAGCGAGGCGTGCCGCGGGTGCGCGCGATCCTTGCGGACTCGCGAGCCGAATTTGCCCTCTCGACGACGTCCGTCTGTGACCTGCTCAAGCGTGTGATGGAAAAGGGAACAGCCTGTGAAGATCTCGCCGCGCTGCAATGGCTGAACACCGACCAGGTCGAGCCCGGCATTGAATCACATTGGACTCACCCGCGCCTCACACCCGATACGCTGGCATTTCTCCAATACACGTCCGGGTCGACCGGAACCCCCAAAGGCGTCAAGGTGTCGCACGGCAACCTCTTGCACAACCAGCGGGCGATCCAGGAATCCTTCGGGCACACGCCGGACGATGTCATCGTGGGCTGGCTGCCGCTGTATCACGACATGGGATTGATCGGAAATATCCTACAGCCGCTCTATGTAGGCGCCCCCTGCATTGTGATGTCACCCGTCCACTTTCTGCAGAAGCCTGTCCGATGGTTGTCCGCGATCACCAAGTATCGTGCGACGACGAGCGGCGGGCCGAACTTCTCGTACGAACTCTGTGCAAGGCAGGTCACCGACGCCCAGCGCGCCGATTTGGATCTCCGTTCCTGGAGCGTGGCGTTTAACGGGGCCGAGCCGGTGCGTGCGGCAACTATTGAGCGCTTCTCGCAGCGGTTTGGTGTGTGCGGTTTTCGCCGGCAGGCCTTCTATCCCTGTTACGGATTAGCGGAAGCGACGCTGCTGGTGACGGGTGGAACGAAGGGTGCGCCCTTGGTTGTTCGCTCGAATGGGGCCGGCGCCGGTGCCGACGAGGCGTGGGAATCTTCCACTGCTCGGGACACCCGCATCGTGGGTTGCGGAAGGGCAAGAGCTGGACAGTCGGTCCGTATCGTCCATCCGGATTCCGGCATTGCGTGCCCCGATGGTCAAGAGGGGGAGATTTGGGTCGGGGGTCCATCCGTAGCGCAGGGCTATTGGGAGGATGAGGAGGCATCCAAGGCGACCTTTCAGGCGACGTTGGCGACGAGCGGCGAAGGCCCGTTTCTCAGGACGGGCGATCTCGGGTTTCTGCATGGCGGCGACCTGTTCGTCACGGGTCGCTTGAAGGATCTCATCATCGTCCGCGGCCGAAACCATTACCCACAGGACATCGAGCGGACGGTCGAAGAATGCCATCAGTCCCTCAGGCCCGGTGGTTGCGCGGCCTTCTCTGTGACCGAGGGTGAAGAAGAGCGGTTGGTCGTGGTGCAAGAGGTTTCGCCGCGCCCCGGAACGCTCGATATGCCTGCGATCACTGATGCCGTCCGTCAGGCTGTGGCGCAGGCTCATGAGGTGGCGATCTCCGCCATTGTGCTTATCAAGGCCGGGAGTTTACCTAGGACCTCCAGTGGAAAGGTGCAGCGAAGCCTCTGTCGAACGCAATTCCTCGCCCGATCGTTATCCGCGGTGGGGGAGTCGACTCTGGAGCCAGTCCAGGACGCTCCGGCTCTGGTCCAAGAGACCCTCGCCTCAGGGTTGGCAGAGAACGAGGACGTGGGAATGGCGATCGCCGAACTGTGGTCCCAGGTGTTGAACCGACCGGCAGTGGGACCACAGGACGACTTCTTTGCCCTAGGTGGAGATTCCCTGCGTGGATTGCAGATGGTCGCGCGTGTCCAGGAGGTTCGAGGCATCGAGGTTCCGCTGGATAGGCTGTTTGAACATCCGACACTCGCCGCCTTCACGGAGTTCGTCTCCTCCGTTATTCCTGCTCCGGCTGAGTCCTCAGGCGACTCGATCCCGACGACGGCGCGGGAGAGCACGTTGCCCCTGTCGTTTTCTCAGGAACGGTTTTGGTTCTTCGAACAGTTGTCGTCCGGCAGTTCGAACAACAACATTCCGGTCGCATTGCGACTACAGGGGCCGCTTGAGGTGGAGGCCCTACGTAGTGCGGTGAACGAGATTGTTCGACGTCACGAGATCCTCCGGGCTTCGTTCACACTGGTCGACGGCCGTCCGTCCCACGTCATCGCCCCGCATCTGTCGCTCCCCTTGGCCATTGAAGAACCGATCACCGGCAGCAAGGGGCAGCGGGACACGGACATGCTCTCTGTGTTGCAGGCGGAAGCCTGCCGACCGTTTGATCTGGCTGCCGGGCCGCTGATTCGTTGCCGCCTGTTTCGACTCGCGGAGACCGATCACCTGTTGTCGGTCACCGTGCACCACATCGTCGCCGACGGCCAGTCAATGGAAATCATCCGGCGTGAATTGTCCAGCCTCTATACCGCCTTCAGGCGCAACCGAGCCGTCTCTCTGCCGGTGCTTCCCCTCCAATACGTAGATGTCGCAGCGTGGCAGCGCCGGCAGGTCGGCAGTGACGTCGAGCGTCGGCAACTCAAATTTTGGCGAAGCCGCCTTGACGGGGTGCCGCCGTTGCTGACGCTACCCTGGGACTATTCACGTCCCGCGGTTCAGGGCCATCGAGGCGCACGGTATTCCTGGACGATTTCAGGGTCCACCGGCGAACGCCTTCAGGACCTGGGCCGTCGTTATCGGGTGACGCCGTTCATGCTGTTGCTGTCGGCCTTTGCGCTGCTGCTGTCCCGATACAGCGGTCAGACCGACTTCTGCATCGGCACGCCCGTAGCCAATCGTGGGAGACGCGAATCGGAACAGCTCGTCGGCTGCTTCGTCAATACGGTTGCCTTGAGGATGGAACTGGGCTGTGCCCCGAGCGTTTCCGACTTCCTGCGCCAAGTGCGGAAGACCGTGCTCGAGGCGCAGGCGCACCAGGAACTTCCCTTCGAACGGTTGGTGGATGAGTTGGGGATGGCGAGGGAGCTCGGCCATACACCGTTGTTCCAGGTCATGTTCGTCTTGGAGGAGACACCACCGGACGCCTCGCGGCTTGACGACCTGAACGTCTCGCGGCTGCCCGTCGGTACGGGGACCTCGGTGTTCGACCTCACCTTAGAAATGGTCCGCAAGCCGGACGGCAGCGTGGACGCCGTGTTTGAATATAGTACCGATCTGTTTGCCGACTCGACCATCGCACGAATGGCCGGACACCTGGATGAACTGCTCCGGCAACTCGTGACGGCACCGGACGGGCATCTGAGCGAACGCCCGATGCTTTCGGTTGCGGAACAGGCTGCGGTGCTGGCCCTGGGCAAAGGACCGCACAAGCCGGCGCTTCAAGACGCTTGTCTCCATCGCCTGATCGAATTACAAACAGGTCTCACGCCGGACGCACCTGCGCTTGAAAGCGCGCAGGGTGCCCTCACCTACGAGGACGTGAACCGCAGAGCCAATCAGTTGGCGCGATATCTCCGACTGCAAGGGATCGGGCCGGATCTGACTGTGGGGCTCTGTGTCGATCGTTCGTTGGAGCTTGCGGTCGGCCTGCTGGGGTGCCTGAAGGCCGGTGCCGTCTATGTGCCGATGGATCCCGCCTATCCGATCGAACGCAAATCCGCGATTCTTCGCGACGCGCAACCCTCCTTGATCCTGACACAAGCCAAACACGTTGGCGGGTTGCCGCCGCATGCGATGGCGACCTTCTTTCTCGATGAGCAATGGGAAATCGCCGCCGCGTTGCCCGACCATAATCTCATGGCCGGCCCACATCCGGATCAGCTGGCCTATCTGTTGTACACGTCCGGCACGACGGGACAGCCGAAAGGCATCGGCATCTCTCATCGCTCCCTGAGCAATCATGGTCTGGCCACGCGTGAGGCCTACGGGCTTTCAGCCCAGGATCGTGTCCTCCAGTTTTCCTCCGCGAGTTTCGACGTAGTGGCGGAAGAGTGTTTCCCGACGTGGCTGGCCGGGGGCACCGTCGTGTTGCGATCCGACGTGCCCGTTCCCGCCTATAACGATTTCAGCGACGACCTCCGGAAGCGACAGGTGACGGTCGTCAATTTGCCGACCCCGTATTGGGCCGGATGGATCGAGGAGGTGGAACGCACCGCTGTGGCGCTCCCGCCGTCCCTCCGGCTGACGATCGTCGGCAGCGAGAAGGTGCACGTGGACGATCTGCGCCGTTGGAGACGCATAGCCGGCTCCTGTGCCTGGTGCAATGCCTATGGACCGACCGAGGCTACCGTCACCGCCAGCATCTATCCCCTGGAGAGCGGCGCACCGAAACCCGAGTGGCGAACCGTTCCCATCGGCCGGCCGATCGCCAACGTCGAACTCTATGTCCTGGATCCTCACTGTCAGCCGGTCCCGATCGGTGTCTCCGGCGAGCTCTACATCGGCGGAGCAGGATTGGCGCGCGGATACCACCGCCTGCCTGCGCTGACAGCCGAACGCTTCATTCCTCATCCTTTCAGTATCGAAGGAGGAGCGCGGTTGTATCGCACGGGCGATCTGGCGCGCCGCCGGGCCGACGGCCAATTGGAGTTTCTCGGCCGCAGAGATGATCAAATCAAGATTCGCGGTTTCCGTGTGGAGCTGCAGGATATCGAGAGCCACATCCGGCTTCATCCACAGGTCAAAGACGTTCGGGTGTGGCTTGAGTCCGACCAGGGTGCCGATTGGTCGACGCTTCTCGCGGGGGTGCGCGAGGTCGAGTGCGAGCAGATGGTGCGGAGCATCGAAACGCTGTCGGTGGCCGAGGCGCAATGGCTCTACGACCTGGAGTCGGATAGCGAGCAACGGAGGAAAACGGTGATTCAACGCAAACCGGAATTCGAGGTGTTCCTCAAGATCAACAAGGATGAGTTCCTCACCCCTCCGCGCGCCAATCAACGCAATTGGCTGCTGCGGCGTGCCCTCGACGAGTTCTCCGACGATCTGCTCGCCCTCGACGACGTGTCCAAACGGTTCGTGTCCGGGTCGGACCGGGCCGACATCGCGCGCAGCTGGACGGACAGTCATGCGGAGTATCGACCGTCGGAGCTGATCATCGAGGGGCAGCAGGTCATGCAGGATTGGGAGGCGCCGTTGATGAAGGCGATGGCCGATATCGTCACCGACCAGCGGGGCGACGTGCTCGAAATCGGGTTCGGCATGGGGATCTCGGCTTCCTACATTCAGGCGGGTCAACCACGCTCCCACACCATCATCGAATGCAATCGGGAGGTCATGCAGGCCTTCGGCGAATGGACCGAGCGTTATCGCGATCGCGATATCCGGCTCGTGCAGGGGCGCTGGCAGGACGTGGTGGACGATTTGGGGATGTTCGACGGCGTGTTCTTCGATACCTATCCAGCCAGCGAGGCGGAGTTCGAGGAATCGGTGATCAATAGTATCAATTTCGCCGAGGGGTTCATTCCCGTCGCGGCGAAGCTCCTGCGTCCCGGCGGCGTCTTTACCTATTACACCAACGAGATCGATTCCTTCAGCCGACGCCACCAGCGGTTCCTGCTGTCGCATTTCAGCTCCTTTACGCTGAGCGTGGTGCGATCGCTCCTGCCGCCGGACGATTGTCATTACTGGTGGGCGGACTCCATGGTGTTGGTCAAGGTGGTGAAGTGA
- the gspG gene encoding type II secretion system major pseudopilin GspG encodes MGWRRDVRTAVSRSVGPSTALRCGQIERLRRCGGFSFIELMIVVVILAILATLLIPRVMGRTEDAKRAAAKAQISNIESALQLYKLDNGNLPSTEQGLKALVERPASGPAAPNWKAGGYLPKVPVDPWGAPYKYTVPSPQGAEFEILSFGADGIAGGDGKNADIVSWDLDRN; translated from the coding sequence ATGGGATGGCGTCGCGATGTCAGAACGGCAGTCAGTCGGTCAGTCGGCCCGTCGACCGCGCTCCGCTGCGGTCAGATTGAGCGGCTGAGACGCTGTGGGGGATTCTCGTTCATCGAGTTGATGATCGTCGTGGTGATCCTGGCCATTCTGGCCACGCTGTTGATTCCACGAGTCATGGGCCGCACGGAGGACGCGAAGCGGGCGGCTGCCAAAGCACAAATTTCCAATATCGAAAGCGCGCTGCAACTGTACAAGCTGGATAACGGCAATCTTCCTTCAACCGAGCAAGGATTGAAGGCGCTTGTTGAACGTCCGGCATCGGGTCCCGCGGCGCCGAATTGGAAGGCCGGCGGGTATCTTCCAAAGGTGCCGGTCGATCCCTGGGGCGCTCCCTACAAATACACGGTTCCCTCTCCGCAGGGCGCAGAATTTGAGATCCTCTCGTTCGGCGCCGATGGTATCGCCGGGGGAGACGGCAAGAATGCGGACATCGTCAGTTGGGATCTGGATCGAAACTAA